A window of Microbacterium sp. Root61 genomic DNA:
GCAACAGTCCCGCATCGGCCGGGGCGAGCACCCCGTGCCGATTCTGGATGGCATCGATCCTCGTGATCTCCCGCGCTGAGCGCAGCTGATCCACCGTGACATTGCACAATCCGATGCGCACGGCGAGGCCTGCCGTACGCAGCTCGGCCAACGTGCCCACGCTGTCCTCGAAGGGCACGCGGGGGTCGGGATGGTGCAGGTAGTAGAGGTCGTGAGCCTCGCGTCCGAGGGCGTCGAGGCTGCGCTGGCAATCGCGACGCAACGCCGCCGGCGAGGCATCGATCGGATAGTCGTCCCCGTCCCGGAAGTGCCCGCCCTTCGTCGCCACCAGCACGCGGGACTCGCCCCGCCGTTTCAGCACCCGGGCGATGAGTCGTTCGTTGTGGGATTCCTCATCGCGTGTCGTATAGGCCCTGGCGGTGTCGATCAGGTCGACGCCGGCGTCGAGTGCGCGCTCCAGGATCGCCTCGGCAGGTGCGTCGTCGGCAGGATCCGTGATCGACCACCTGGCTCCTCCGAGGCTGACGCGTCCGATGTGCCGGTCGCCGATGGTCATCGTCAATGTGGGGGACATGTCATATATGTTCCCAGCATTCGACGGAAAAGTGACGGATCTTCCGAGTTAAGGCGATCACTTATATGATGACCCTGTACTCAAGGAGGAGAATTGACCATCGAAGTTCAGCTCAGGGCCGCCTACCGCGATGACGCTCTCGGGATTCCCGCGCGGCGCGGAGTCATGCTCTCATGGCAGGTCGACGGAGACGAGGCAATCGACTCCGCCGCGGGTGCAGACGTCGTCGTGTTCCGTCGCGGGCGCGACGGCGCATCCGACGTGCTGTGGGAGGCGTCTGCCGTCCCCGGCAACACGATCCTCTACGCCGGTCCGGAGCTCGTCTCTCGCGATGAGGCCTGGTTCACCGTGTCCCTTCGTGGCGTCGACGGTCGTCTGGTGACGGCCGACGCCACTCGATTCGAGGTCGGTCTCCAAGACGAACGAGACTGGAGCGGCGACTGGATCTCCGCGCCCCTCCAGGAGTTCCGCCGCGAGACCTGGGACCCCGTGCCACTGCTGCGCAACAGCTTCGCTCTCGCCGCCGTCCCGTCCCGCGCACGCCTCTACGCGACGGCGCTCGGCATCTACCGCGTCTGGGTCAACGGCACCGAACTCAGCGCCGAGTCTCTGCTGCGACCCGGATGGACCGACTACCGGTTCCGCGTGCTGCACCAGACCTATGACCTCGCAGGACTTCTGCACGAGGGTGAGAACGTCGTCGCGGTCGAACTCGCCCGCGGGTGGTACGCCGGGCGCCTCGGTCTCCAACGCGAACTGGCGCTCTACGGCGAGCAGCCCGCCGTACGGATGCAGGTCGAGGGCGACGACGGTGTCACGCTCACGGCCACCGGTGGCTCGTGGACGCAGAGCTTCGGCGACATCATGGCCAGCGACCTTCTCACCGGCGAGATCCAGGACGCGCGCCAGGCGCAGCCGGGCTGGAACGCTCCCGGGTTCGACGACTCGGCGTGGGCGAACGCACTCGTCCGCGACGACGTCGATGTGACGATCACGCCGCAGCCGCACGAATCCCCCTGGATCATCGAGGAGTTCGACGGCACCCTCGTGCGCGCACACGCGCGCGGTCCCGCCGTCTACGACTTCGGCCAGAATCTCATCGGCTGGACGCGCATCGAGGGGCGCACCCTGCCGAAGGCCGACCTCATCGTCCGGCACGGCGAGAAGCTCACCGTGGACGATCTGGTCTGGCGCGACAACCTGCGTGGAGCCTTCCAGGAAGACCGGTACACGACCGGCGATGGGGCTCGGCATACCCTCGAACCGCGCCACACCCAGCACGGATTCCGCTACGCGGAGGTCTGGAACTTCGCGCCCGAGGTCGAGTTCGGCGCTCTGGAGGTTCCCGACGACTTCACGGTCACGGCCCTGGCGATCACCGGCCTTCCCGAGGTCGGGCGCTTCGAGAGTTCCGATCCGCAGCTGAATGCGGTCGCCGAGATGGTCGGCTGGACCGTGCGCGACAACTTCCTCGAGGTGATCACCGACTGTCCGCAACGCGATGAGCGTCTCGGGTGGCTCGGCGACGCGGGCGTCATCGCGAACAGTGCCGCGTATCAATACGACACGGCCGCCTTCGTCGCGAAGTTCGTGCGGGATGCCGCGGACTCGCAAGGCGAAGACGGCGTCATCCGCTCGTACGTCCCTCCCGTTCCTCCTGGAACCGATCGGGACGGAGCACCCGGATGGGCGGACGGCTATGTGCGTCTCGTTCACCTTGCTCTGACCCGCTACGGGGATGTGGCCACCGCGGCGGAGCATTTCGACCACATCGCCCGCTACCTCGCCTTCGTCGATGAGGCGAACCCGGACGGCATCCGCACGGAGCGCGTCGGCGCCGACTTCTCGGACTGGCTGTCGCTGCCCGAGGACCCGAACGAGCCGACTCATCCCGGCTACGCGTACACCGGCGCGCGGTCGACGAGCTCACGGCGGGTCATCGCCACAGCTCACACGATCCACTCGTGGGACCAGTTCGCGGACATCGCCGCGGCTCTCGGTCGTACCGACGATGCGGCCCGGGCCCGTGCCCGCGCCGACGAGCTGCGCTTCGTCTACGCGGCGAACTTCCTCGACGATCGTGGATGGATCGAAGGCGACACGCAGACCGTCTACGCGCAGGCCCTCGGCTACGACATCCTGCGCGGGGCCGACCGCGAACGGGCGGTCGCGCGTCTGGCCGAGAAGGTGCGCGAACTCGGCCACGTGACCGTCGGGATCCACGGTTCCGAGCACATCGTCCCGGCGCTCGCCCGCAACGGCCACGCCGACCTCGCGGAGATGCTGCTCATGCGCGAGGAGATGCCCAGTTGGAAGCACATGGTGTCGATGGGAGGGACGACCGTGTGGGAGAAGTGGGACGGCATCCTCGCCGACGGCACGATGTCGACAGCGGAGATGAACTCGTTCAACCACTGTGCGCTCGGCGCGATCGGCGAGTTCCTCTATGAAGGCGTCGCCGGGCTGGACCTTCGATCGGTGGCCGGCACGGGATCGGTGCGGATCGCGCCGATCTACCTGGAGTCCCTGGAGTGGGCCGAGGCCGAGCACCTGACGGTCGCCGGACCTGTGGCCACGCGCTGGGCGCGCGAGGGTGACCTTGTGCACCACGATGTGACCGTCGCTCCCGGATTGACCGCGGTGTACGCGGCGCCCGCCGGCTACGAGGTGGTCGGCCCGGACTCGGTGCTCGGCTCTGGGTCATCCCGGGTCACCGTCCGCCGTGTCACCGGCGCACGGAAGACGGGAGGCGCCGAGTGAGCGCCCTCCCGCCCGAAGTGGAGGCGCTCCGTGCACGCACGCGCGACTTCATCCGGAATGTCGTCGTGCCGGCAGAGCCGGGCCCGGATCTGCGTTTGAGTGAAGAGCTGCGCGCGACGCTGATGGCGGCGGCGAAGGAGGCGGGCGTGTTCGCGCCCCACGCCCCCCGTGAGTACGGCGGTCAGGGTGTGCCGATCGAGCACTGGTCGGCGATTTTCCAGGAGGCCGGGTATTCGCCGATCGGTGCGGTCGTGCTGAACTGCATGGCGCCCGACGAGGGCAACATGCACATGCTGAACATCATCGCGACGGCTGCGCAGAAGCAGCGGTATCTCGCGCCGCTCGTGGCCGGTGAGGTGCGGTCGTGCTTCGCGATGACCGAACCGCATCCCGGCGCAGGATCGGATCCGGACGCCCTGCTGACCGAGGCCGTGCGGGTCGAGGGTGGATGGGTGATCAACGGGCACAAGCGGTTCATCAGTGGTGCCGAGGTGGCGGCCTTCTCGATCGTGATGGCGCGCAACGACGCGAGCGAGGGTGTGCCGGCCGGCGCGACGATGCTGCTCGTCGACATGGACAATCCCGGCATCCGTATCGGTGAGCAGATCCATGCGATCGATCGAGCCATCGCCGGCGGGCACCCGCACGTCCACTTCGAGGACTGCTTCGTCGCCGACGACGCCGTGCTGGGGGCGCCGGGGGAGGGCTTCCGCTACGCGCAGGTGCGGCTCGGGCCCGCCCGGCTGACGCACTGCATGCGCTGGCTCGGTCTCGCCCGCCGATCCCTCGACATCGCACTGGACCGGGTCAACGAGCGCGAGATCTTCGGGCACCGCCTCGGCGAGCTGGGCATCGCCCAGGAGATGATCGCGCAGTCGGTGATCGACATCGAGACCTCGGATGCGATCATCGCCAAGACCGCTGCCCTGCTGGAGACGGACCCGAAGGCAGGCTCCGCCATGTCATCGGTCGCGAAGGTGCACTGCTCGGAGGCGATCTTCCGGGTGATCGACCGGTCGATCCAGCTTTGCGGCGGCGACGGGGTCACGGACAACCTTCCCCTGGCCTCCTTCATGAACGAAGTGCGTCCGTTCCGCATCTACGACGGCTCCAACGAGACGCACAAGTGGGCGATCTCGCGTCGCGCGACGTCGCGCCGCCGCAAGGAGGTCGCGTCGGGCGCCGAGCGGATGGACATCGTCGGGGGTGGGGGGTCGTGATCTCGACGCCGGATGGCGTGGAGGTCGTCGCCACCCGAGCGGATGCCGCGACCCTGGATCGTCCGCCTCTGCTGGTGCTCGACGCACTGATCGGATTCCTGGACGCCGAGGGGCTCGGGGACGGCCCGATCACGTGGCACCGCATCGGTGAGGGACACTCGAACCTGACCTACCTGCTCCGCCGGGGAGAGCGCTCGCTCGTGCTGCGCCGCGGCCCGCGGCCACCACTGCCGAAATCCACGCACGACATGGTGCGCGAGTCGCGCATCCAACTGCTCGTGAAGGCCGCAGGCATCCCGGTGCCGAACATCGTCGCCGTCTGCGAAGATGCGTCAGTCCTGGGCGTGCCGTTCTACGTCATGGATTACCTCGATGGCGTCGTCATCACGGATGCGGAGCCGACCGGCTTCGACACGGCACAGCGTCGCAGAGACACGGCGTTTGCCGCCGTCGATGCACTCGTCGCGCTGCACGGTGTGGACGTCGCCTCGGGCGGGCTGGCGAGCATCGGTCGGCCCGACGGATATCTGGAACGCCAGGTGGCCCTGTTCTCCGTACTGTGGGATGGTGCGACCCGGCGGTCGGTGCCGGAGATCGCGGCGGTCGCGACCGGACTCGCAGCGCGCACACCGAAGAGCCAGCGCGCGTCCGTCGTGCACGGCGACTTCCGGATCGGCAACCTCATGTTCGAGAGGGCCGCGCCACCGCGGGTGCTCGCCATCCTCGACTGGGAGATGGCGACGGTCGGAGATCCGCTCGCCGACCTCGGCTACTTCCTCGCGACCTATGCCGAGGCAGAATCGACCCCGACGCCGCTCGAACTCACCCCGGTCACGCGCTACGACGGCTATCCGAGCCGTGCGGAGCTCGCGGAGCGCTACGGGGCGGCCACCGGACTCGACCTGTCCGAGCTGCGTTGGTACCAGGCGCTGGCGCTGTGGAAGGCCGCTATCTTCTGCGAGGCGATCTACACGCGATGGCTGGACGGCGAGCGGCCCGGTGACGAGTTCGCACCGAGCCTGGCCGAGGGCGTGCCCGCGCTCGTCCGGCAGGCGGCGGCCCTCATCACTCCCAACTGACGACGATTTGGCGGAAGCACATGGCGACTCCGAGCATCCACGACGTTGACCTGTCGGCGGCCGGTCATGATTTCCGGCTGCGCGTGTATCCGGCCTCGGAGCCGACCGGTGATGTTCTGATCTGGCTTCACGGGGGCGCCTTCCTCTTCGGCGACCTGGAGATGCCGGAGGCAGACGCTACGGCTCGCGGTCTGACGGGCCATGGCGTGACGGTGATCTCGGTCGACTACACGCTCGCTCCGCTCGACGGGGCGGAGGATTATGTGCCGTCGAGACCGATCGGGACTCGTCCGCGGGCGGCATACCCCGTGGCGTCGCTGCAGGTGGTGGCCACGTTCGATTGGGCAGTGGAGAACGCGGCCAGCCTCGGCGGCGATCCGGCGAGAGTGTCTTTGGGTGGCGCGAGCGCGGGTGCGAACCTGGCGGCGGGTGCCGCGCTGCGGCTGCGAGATCGCGGAGAGACGCAGCCGTTCACGCAGGTGCTGGTGTATCCCGCGTTGCATCTTCCTGTCCTCGCCCCGGACGCTCACCTCGCCGAGCTCCTCGCGGCGCTGCCCGCCACGGCGAACCTCCCACCCGATTTCGGGTTCGTCGTCACGCGGAACTATCTCGGCGACGCGTCACCCGACGAGCTCTACGCATTCCCCGGGGGTCACGACCTTCGCGGGTCGGCGCCTGCACTGATCATCTCGGCGGAGACGGACGAGCTGCGGCCGTCGGCAGAGGCGTACGTCGGCGACCTCGCGCGTGGCGGCGTCGACGTCGAGTACCGCAAGCCGACAGGTACGCTCCACGGATTCTTGAACACCCCGACTGTGCCAGGGCAACGCGAGGTACTGGCGCAGATCGCGCAGTTTCTGCGCCGAGTGTGATCATCGATTGGATCGTCGCGAGGGCGATCCAAGCCGCAGGACTCACCTCGCGCGGTCCGTCGCTCCTCAGGCGTAGGTCGTCATGGCTGCGCGCACCGAGTCGAACATGGTGTCGACGTCGGTGAGCATCCCGGGATGTGTGAACGCGTATCGGTCGCCCGCACGCACGGCGCGCAGAACGATCTCGCCGGCCTCGGCAGGCGAGATCCACATCTCGTCTTCCTGGATCTTCTGCGCGATGTCGAAGTCGACGAGCCCGCCGGCGGTGCCCGCAGGACGGTTGCGCAGACTCTCCTTGATGTTGGTGCGCACGGCTCCCGGGTGCAGCACCGTGACGCCGACCTGATCGCCATCTGCGGCGAGCTCCGCAGCGAGGCTGAGGCTCAGGCCTTCGACGGCCGCCTTGCTCGCGACGTACGGCGCGTATCCGGGAGGGGTGAAGAAGCGCGACATCGACGCGGTGTTGACGATCCATGCGCCGTGCGGGTTCGAGCGGAGGTGAGGGAGGAAGTGGTGAACGCC
This region includes:
- a CDS encoding aldo/keto reductase; translation: MSPTLTMTIGDRHIGRVSLGGARWSITDPADDAPAEAILERALDAGVDLIDTARAYTTRDEESHNERLIARVLKRRGESRVLVATKGGHFRDGDDYPIDASPAALRRDCQRSLDALGREAHDLYYLHHPDPRVPFEDSVGTLAELRTAGLAVRIGLCNVTVDQLRSAREITRIDAIQNRHGVLAPADAGLLQECTDAGIAFFGYSPLAGVDLTEPGSTVLSAAALRGMQPTSILLAWLLSAGENVGVLTGARRAATLDASLAAAAVQLDPTEIDAIGVELASIAR
- a CDS encoding family 78 glycoside hydrolase catalytic domain: MTIEVQLRAAYRDDALGIPARRGVMLSWQVDGDEAIDSAAGADVVVFRRGRDGASDVLWEASAVPGNTILYAGPELVSRDEAWFTVSLRGVDGRLVTADATRFEVGLQDERDWSGDWISAPLQEFRRETWDPVPLLRNSFALAAVPSRARLYATALGIYRVWVNGTELSAESLLRPGWTDYRFRVLHQTYDLAGLLHEGENVVAVELARGWYAGRLGLQRELALYGEQPAVRMQVEGDDGVTLTATGGSWTQSFGDIMASDLLTGEIQDARQAQPGWNAPGFDDSAWANALVRDDVDVTITPQPHESPWIIEEFDGTLVRAHARGPAVYDFGQNLIGWTRIEGRTLPKADLIVRHGEKLTVDDLVWRDNLRGAFQEDRYTTGDGARHTLEPRHTQHGFRYAEVWNFAPEVEFGALEVPDDFTVTALAITGLPEVGRFESSDPQLNAVAEMVGWTVRDNFLEVITDCPQRDERLGWLGDAGVIANSAAYQYDTAAFVAKFVRDAADSQGEDGVIRSYVPPVPPGTDRDGAPGWADGYVRLVHLALTRYGDVATAAEHFDHIARYLAFVDEANPDGIRTERVGADFSDWLSLPEDPNEPTHPGYAYTGARSTSSRRVIATAHTIHSWDQFADIAAALGRTDDAARARARADELRFVYAANFLDDRGWIEGDTQTVYAQALGYDILRGADRERAVARLAEKVRELGHVTVGIHGSEHIVPALARNGHADLAEMLLMREEMPSWKHMVSMGGTTVWEKWDGILADGTMSTAEMNSFNHCALGAIGEFLYEGVAGLDLRSVAGTGSVRIAPIYLESLEWAEAEHLTVAGPVATRWAREGDLVHHDVTVAPGLTAVYAAPAGYEVVGPDSVLGSGSSRVTVRRVTGARKTGGAE
- a CDS encoding acyl-CoA dehydrogenase family protein; translated protein: MSALPPEVEALRARTRDFIRNVVVPAEPGPDLRLSEELRATLMAAAKEAGVFAPHAPREYGGQGVPIEHWSAIFQEAGYSPIGAVVLNCMAPDEGNMHMLNIIATAAQKQRYLAPLVAGEVRSCFAMTEPHPGAGSDPDALLTEAVRVEGGWVINGHKRFISGAEVAAFSIVMARNDASEGVPAGATMLLVDMDNPGIRIGEQIHAIDRAIAGGHPHVHFEDCFVADDAVLGAPGEGFRYAQVRLGPARLTHCMRWLGLARRSLDIALDRVNEREIFGHRLGELGIAQEMIAQSVIDIETSDAIIAKTAALLETDPKAGSAMSSVAKVHCSEAIFRVIDRSIQLCGGDGVTDNLPLASFMNEVRPFRIYDGSNETHKWAISRRATSRRRKEVASGAERMDIVGGGGS
- a CDS encoding phosphotransferase family protein is translated as MISTPDGVEVVATRADAATLDRPPLLVLDALIGFLDAEGLGDGPITWHRIGEGHSNLTYLLRRGERSLVLRRGPRPPLPKSTHDMVRESRIQLLVKAAGIPVPNIVAVCEDASVLGVPFYVMDYLDGVVITDAEPTGFDTAQRRRDTAFAAVDALVALHGVDVASGGLASIGRPDGYLERQVALFSVLWDGATRRSVPEIAAVATGLAARTPKSQRASVVHGDFRIGNLMFERAAPPRVLAILDWEMATVGDPLADLGYFLATYAEAESTPTPLELTPVTRYDGYPSRAELAERYGAATGLDLSELRWYQALALWKAAIFCEAIYTRWLDGERPGDEFAPSLAEGVPALVRQAAALITPN
- a CDS encoding alpha/beta hydrolase — encoded protein: MATPSIHDVDLSAAGHDFRLRVYPASEPTGDVLIWLHGGAFLFGDLEMPEADATARGLTGHGVTVISVDYTLAPLDGAEDYVPSRPIGTRPRAAYPVASLQVVATFDWAVENAASLGGDPARVSLGGASAGANLAAGAALRLRDRGETQPFTQVLVYPALHLPVLAPDAHLAELLAALPATANLPPDFGFVVTRNYLGDASPDELYAFPGGHDLRGSAPALIISAETDELRPSAEAYVGDLARGGVDVEYRKPTGTLHGFLNTPTVPGQREVLAQIAQFLRRV
- a CDS encoding SDR family oxidoreductase, giving the protein MSGIEDWNGRVAVVTGGASGIGRGVVDAFRGAGATVVIADRDPVALARVREEGFTAIETDVTDAASVAALADQVIADHGRVDLVVNNAGVGPKGLVRELTLDDWRWVLEVNLMGVIHGVHHFLPHLRSNPHGAWIVNTASMSRFFTPPGYAPYVASKAAVEGLSLSLAAELAADGDQVGVTVLHPGAVRTNIKESLRNRPAGTAGGLVDFDIAQKIQEDEMWISPAEAGEIVLRAVRAGDRYAFTHPGMLTDVDTMFDSVRAAMTTYA